The following nucleotide sequence is from Halomonas chromatireducens.
CTGCTCGTCGATCTCCACGACGGCCGCCTGGACGGCTTCCCGCGCGGCGCGATGACTCTCGGCGGCCACGGCGAAGATGACCTGACCGACGTAGCTGATCTCCTCCTCGACGAAGATGGGGTCGCCGGGGAACACCGGGCCGATATCGGTGTGGCCGGGCACATCGCCCACGGCGATGACATCCACGACGCCGGGCATGGCGCGGACCTTGTCCAGGTCGAGGCGGGTCAGGCGGCCGTGGGCGACGGGAGAGAGCCCCATGGCCACATGCAGGGTGTCGGCCGGTGCGCTCAGGTCGTCGATATAGGCCGCCCGCCCGGTGACATGCTTGATTGCGCTCTCATGGGCCTGGGAGTGCGGATGAGCGTTGGTATAAGGAATTGTGTCGCGGGCCAGGGGGCCGTCGCCCTTGATGCGACCGTCGAGCTCGTGACGCGCCGTCGCGGAGTCGGCACTCACGTCCTCGGCGACGTCCTGGTTCAGCTCTGGCGCGGTTCCGGGCGCCTTGGAGTCTGGCGCGGTTTCGGGCGCCTTGGAAAGCTTAGTGAGCGTACGCATGGAGCATCACCTCCCGGGGGCTGTCTGTGGCGTCCTGGGCAATGACCAGGCGCAGGCGTTCGAGCAGGTTGGCGGCGGAGACCTGGCGATAGTGGGCGCTGCCACGCACATCCGACATGGGCTGGAAGTCCTGGGACAGCGCCAGCCGTGCCTCCTGGAAGGCCGCCGATGTGGGCGACTTGCCCTCCAGCGCCGCTTCGGCCCGGGCCGCACGCTTGGGAATGGCGGCCATGCCGCCAAAGGCCAGGCGCACGTCGCGCATCACGCCATCTTCCAGGCGCCAGGCGAAGGCGCCGAGCACGGCGGAAATATCGTCCTCACGTCGTTTGGACAGCTTCCAGACCTTGAGCGTTTCCCCCGCGACGGGGTGGGGCAGGAACAGGGCGTGAATCGCTTCACCCTGCTGCAGGGCGGTACGCTTGTAGTCGAGGAAGAAGTCGTCCAACGGCAACTCGCGCTCACCCTCGGGGCCGACCAGGCGCAGGCGCGAGCCCAGCGCCAGCAGTACCGGCGGGGTGTCGCCGATGGGCGAGGCGTTGGCCACGTTGCCGCCCAGGGTGCCCCGGTTGCGAATCTGGGAAGAGCCCAGTCGATGGAGCAGGTGGGCGAAGGCGTCAAAATGCTCTTCAAGCAGCGGCTCGATGCGGGTATAGGTCACGGCGGCGCCGATCCACCAGCCCTTGCGGCCATCTTCGAGGGTGGTTTCCTCGATGACGTTCAATTCGGCGACGCGAGTGACATCGATCAGCCGCTCGAAGCGTACCAGCCGCTGAGTGCTCTCCAGCCACAGGTCGGTGGCCCCGGCAACGAGCCGTGCCTCGGGGTGGCGCGCCAGGCACTCGGTCAATTCGGCGAGCGTGGTGGGCTGGGCAAAGGGACTTTCATCAGCGGCGTGCTGGGCTTTCGGCTCAGGAGCGGCGGCGTCCATCCACAGCGGGCGATGCTCCGGGTGCTCGTTCATGCTCAGCGCGGCGTCGCGGATCGGGCGGTAGCCCGTGCAGCGGCAGAGATTCCCCCCTAGGGCGGCCTCGAGGCGCTGCGGCGTCAGCGGTGCCAGAGCCTTGTCGGTCTCCCTGCGCTGCTCCTCGTGAAGGGTGAACAGCGACATGACGATGCCCGGGGTGCAGAAGCCGCACTGGCTGCCATGGCACTCGACCATGGCGGACTGGGCGGGATGGAGGTTGTCGCCATCGGCGAGGCCATCCACGGTGACCAGATGGCGTCCATTCAACTGATGGGCCGGAGTGATGCAGGCATTGGCACTGTGGTAGCGCAGCTCGTCGTCGGGGCCTTTTTCGCCAATGGCAACGGTGCAGGCACCGCAGTCACCGGAGGCGCAACCCTCCTTGGTACCCGTGACACCAAGGGTTTCTCTCAGCAATTCAAGCACGCTGGTTTCGGGTCTTGCCTCGCAATGGCGCGGTTGCCCGTTGAGCAGGAAGTCGATCATCGCCGTGTCTCTTGTTGAGTCTTTCGTTAAGCCTGTTGTTGAAATCAGTAGTGGAGCCTGTTGTTGACCCTGCAGGGGTAGCTTAGAGGGGTAGCTTAGACTGCAACCATTTGACCAAATGGTCAGGATGTTTTCAGCATGGGCCAGAAAGTCGCACTTTGCAAGTCCGGAAGAGGGCTTTTCCTGCCAGGGCATCTACCGTGCAGGCAGGTGAGAGATGGGCCGGGCAAGGAGTGACTGGTCAAGGAGTGAAGAGCGGAGCGCGTAAAAGCGGTATCCTGCCCGTGAGTGGAGCAGGTTTGCAGGAAGCCCCGGGGTGGGGCACTCTTTTCGCTTTACTGAATACAACAAGGGCAGGGGCCTTGCGATGTCAGAACTGCCAACTATAGAAAAAGTTGTAGGAGTATCTTCAGATCACGACTGGAGGCCGAAGGCCTCCCGGCGGAGTTGCCGATGTGGCGACCACTGCCAACGTCGGAGCCTCCGCCGTGCGCCTGCCGGCGCCAGTCGCGATGGGAACCAGCGCTCCAACAGAACCCCACCATATGAGAAAAAGTTGTAGGAGTATCTTCAGATCACGACTGGAGGCCGAAGGCCTCCCGGCGGTGTTGCCTGTGT
It contains:
- the xdhA gene encoding xanthine dehydrogenase small subunit, with translation MIDFLLNGQPRHCEARPETSVLELLRETLGVTGTKEGCASGDCGACTVAIGEKGPDDELRYHSANACITPAHQLNGRHLVTVDGLADGDNLHPAQSAMVECHGSQCGFCTPGIVMSLFTLHEEQRRETDKALAPLTPQRLEAALGGNLCRCTGYRPIRDAALSMNEHPEHRPLWMDAAAPEPKAQHAADESPFAQPTTLAELTECLARHPEARLVAGATDLWLESTQRLVRFERLIDVTRVAELNVIEETTLEDGRKGWWIGAAVTYTRIEPLLEEHFDAFAHLLHRLGSSQIRNRGTLGGNVANASPIGDTPPVLLALGSRLRLVGPEGERELPLDDFFLDYKRTALQQGEAIHALFLPHPVAGETLKVWKLSKRREDDISAVLGAFAWRLEDGVMRDVRLAFGGMAAIPKRAARAEAALEGKSPTSAAFQEARLALSQDFQPMSDVRGSAHYRQVSAANLLERLRLVIAQDATDSPREVMLHAYAH